The Rhodoligotrophos appendicifer sequence TCCGTATTCGACTGCACGAACATATGGGCGTGATTGCCCGCAGAGGCGGGCGGGGCAGGCTCAGATACCGAACTCACAGCTCACCTCGCCTCCGCCAATTCCTGACTTATGCCATGGCGGGGCGGGTGAGTCTCGCGCAGCTTGGGCCTCAGAGGGTCCAGCGGCGCAGCTGCTGGGAGATGATGTCGATGATCGAAATGCTGACGACCACGATGATCATCACCGCCGCCGTCTCGGAATAGTAGAAACCGCGGACATATTCCCACAGGATCTGGCCGATCCCGCCGGCGCCGACAATGCCCAGCACGGTGGCCGAGCGCACATTCGTCTCGAAGCGGTAGAGCGAGTAGGAGATCCACAGCGGCACCACCTGCGGCACGACCCCGTAGATGATCTCCTGCAATTTACTGGCCCCGGTCGCGCGAATGGCCTCCACAGGGCGCGGATCGATGGCCTCAACGGCCTCCGAGAACAGCTTGGCCACGATGCCGGTGTTGTGGATGAACAGGGCCATGACGCCGGCAAAGGGTCCGAGCCCCACGGCGACGACGAAGAGCAGCGCAAAGACCATCTCGTTGATGGCGCGGCAGGCATCCATCACGCGCCGGATGGGCTGGGCAATCCAGACCGGGGTGATGTTTTCAGAGCTCAGCAGTCCAAAGGGGATGCCGAGCACAACGGCGAGCACCGTTCCCCAGACCGCGATCTGGATGGTGACCACCATCTCCGAGACATAGAGCCGCCAATCCTTGAAGCTCGGGCTGAGGAAACCCCCGGCAAACGACCCCATATTGTCTGCGTCAGTGAACAGATGCGTCCACAGATACATCTCTGTCGGCGACCAGCTCCAGGCGAGCAACGCCGCAAGCGCGATCCATATGCCCCAGGTCCGAATCCTATGGCTCAGCGGCTCGCGTGGGATCTCCACGGCAGGTCGGGTTGGTCGGATGTCGCTGAGGCTCATCGGGGCGTTCCTTGGATATGAAAAAGCGCCCGCCCCAGTGGAGCGGGCGCCGTCGAATTACGCCACTTACATGCTGGGAGTTTCAGTCGCCTGCTTGTTCACTTCGGCGATCTTGGCCTCGAGCTCGGCGACTTTCGCCTGGCGATCGGCTTCGGCAAGCGTTTGGTCACCCTTCACCTTGAAGAGCTGCTTGGTCAGCTCCAGCGTGCGGATCGGATAGAGTTGGGCGTTGGACGAGGGCCGGAAGGGTGCCCATTGCAGTGCCTTGAGCACCTGACGGTCATGGGCGATTTCTTCCGGAGTGCCGTTGCGGCCATAGGTCATGATGAAGGTATAGAGCTTGTCCTTCGTCGCCTGATCGAGATCGGAGCGCCAGACGAGCGGATCGGCCGGGATCAGCGGCGACTGCCAGATGACCTTGAGCTTCTTGAAGGCCTCGGGATTGGTGACCTCGAGGCGGCGCATGTTTTCGGTGTTGTTGGCGGCGACATCCACCTGCTTGTTGGCGGCCGCCATGGCGTTGGTCTCGTGATTGGCGTTACGAACCGTCTTGAAGCATTCTTTCGGTTCGACGTTCTTCTCGGCGAAGATATAGGTCATGGGCACGAGGTAGCCCGACGTCGAATTCGGGTCGCCGATACCGAAATTGAGTGTCTTGTCGCATTTGAGGACGTCATTGAGGTCATTCAGCGGGCTGTCGACACTGGTGACGAGCACTGACCAGTAGCCAGGATTGCCTTCTGCGTCGGCTGTCTGAGCAAAGATTTCAGCATCGGCGCGATCGACGGCTTCCATGGCGGATTTGTTGCCGTACCAGGCGAGCTGCACCTTGCCGAAGCGCATCGCCTCGATGACGCCGGCATAATCAGTGGCGAAGAAGGGCTTCACGTTGAGGCCGGTTTCCTTCGCCATGTCGGCGATGAAGGGCTCCCAGGTGGTCTTCAGGTTCTGGCTCGACTCCGTCGAGATGATCCCGAAGTTTATGGTTTGGGCATCCTGGGCTTGGGCGAGCGTGAGCACGGGCAGGACCGTAAGGGCGAGACCTGCGAAGAAGGACTTCAACATGGGGGATGGGCTCCTGTGATACTTTGCGGTGTGGGGATCAAGCCGGCTGCAGAACCGGCAGGCGGCGGGGAACGGTGACCTTCTCGGGCGACGCCACAGGCATGCTGGGCAGGAACAGCTCCTCGCTTTCAGCGCCGTAGAGCTCGCCCAGGAATTCCCGCGTCAGCGCCGTCGACGGCCCGTCATAGACGAGCTCACCATGACGCAGGGCGATGGTGCGGGGGCAGTAGCGGATTGCATACTCAACCTGATGCAGGGAGACGACGACGGTGATGCCGTCCTTGCTGTTGAGCTCGTTGAGGATGTCCATCACCCGTCGCGCCGCATGCGGATCGAGGGAGGCGATCGGCTCGTCGGCGATGAGGACTCTCGCCCCCTGCACGAGAGTGCGGGCGATGGCGGCGCGTTGCTGCTGGCCGCCGGAGAGGAGGCTGCCGCGCTGCAAGGCTTGCGGGGCGATTCCGACCCGCTGCAGGGCCTCCATTGCGATCGCCTTCTCGGCTTGGGTGAACCATCCCATGGTGCCGCGCCAGCGGGGGACGCGTCCCAGCGTCCCGGTCAGGACATTTGTCAGCACCGACAACCGACCCACGAGGTTGAACTGCTGGAAGATCATGCCGATGGACGAGCGGATCTCGCGGGCGGTCGACGATATGGCGCCATTGCTCTGCAGCGCCTTGCCATGCACTTTGACTTCGCAGGCGCTGCCCCGATCGGCGGGAACGAGGCCGGCGATGTGACGGAGCAAGGTCGACTTGCCGGAGCCGGAGGCGCCGATCAGGGCCACCATCTCCCCGGGCTGGATCGTGAACGATACGTCTTTCAGTGCCTTGGCACCGCCGAGAAAGGTTTTCGAAAGGCGAGCGATCTCGATCGCAGGAGCCGTCATTATGCCATCCCTCACATTTGCCGGGATGCTAGCGGGCGTTTGCAACAGTTCCGTTCGGATTTGATGACGGTTGAATGAAGGCGAGCGATGTCATGCAAGCGAGACAGAGAAAAAGTATGTGCCCCCTCGTCAGCCGGCAGTTTGAGAACCCATGACCCAGCCCCGCTACGCGATCTATTTCTGCCCGCGGCCGGACGCCGCCCTGGACCGGTTCGGCACGTCTTGGCTGGGCTCCGACGCGGCGACCGGCACGAGCCGGGAACGGCGTGCGGAAACCGCTGCACCGGCGCGATATGGATTCCACGCGACCCTCAAGGCACCTTTTCACCTGAAGGAGGGCTGCAGCCTCGACGATCTCCTGGCGGCGGTGACCACCTTCGCAACAGGCTGGCGGGGGCTGGTCCTGCCGCCACTGGCCTTGCGCAGTCTGCAGGATTTCGTGGCTCTCGTGCCGTCAGGTTTCTGGCCTGACCTGCAGGCGCTCGCTGCGGCAAGCGTTCTTGAATTTGAGAACATGCGTGCGCCTTTGTCGGCTGAGGCGATCGCGCGCCGCAAAGCCAACGGACTGAGCCCGCGCCAAGCGGTCTATCTCGAACTCTATGGCTATCCCTACGTGCTCGACGAGTTCCGTTTCCACATGACCCTCTCCGGGCCTCTGCCGGCTCCACAGCGCGACCGCCTTTTGGCCGAACTCGCGGAAGGAGCGGAAGCAGCGACTGCCGAGGGAACGCACGTGCTGGATCTGACGATCATGGAGGAACCGGCGCCAGCTGAAACCTTCAGGCTGGTTGAACGGATCGCACTTCTGCCGCCGCGGCGATGAGCGCGTCGAGAAAGGCCGCCTGAGCGATTTCGATGGGCCCGCTATTGTCGATGGTCATCACGGGGGATGTGGTGGGCAGCGTCGTCTCGAACCGTGCGATTCGGCTGTCCATCTCGGGCCCCACCTCGCGGCCGCGCGCCGCCAGCCGGGATGCGAGCACCGCGGGAGGTGCCGTCACATGGACGATCCGGACCTCGCCGAAGATCCCCGGCAGATCGGGCAGCACGGAGCGCGAGACATTGGCGACGACGCAGCGGCCGTCCTCGACCGCGCCCAGCACATTGCGCCTCAGCCCGTAACCGAGCCCATGAGCGCGCCAACTGAGCGAGAAGCTGCCCGCCTGGTCCCAGGCATCGAACTCGATCCGGCTCAGACTGTCGAAGATCTCTCCGCCGGCTTGCGGGTGGCGGGTGACGACGCGTCGGGGAAACACGAAGCGGTCGTCCTCGATCAGCTGCAACCGCGCATGGTCGAGCAGAGTGTCCTTGCCGACGCCGCTGGGGCCGACGACGGCGATGAAGATGCCGCTCATGGCTGCAGCCTCGCCAGCGGTTGGGCATAGGCGAGGAAATGATCGAGATCGGGCGTGACGAGATCGAGCTCCTTGGCCCTGTCGTCCCATAGCCTCAGGCGGACGGCGTCTTCGGCAAAGGGTGCCGCGATGAAGGCCGCCGCCTCCGCCGGGCTCATCACCCCGCCTTGCAGCGCCAGGCTGTGGCGCGATGCCGGTGAGAGCCCGTCGAGATAGGCCGGATCGACCGCACAAAGATAGCGCTTGGCCGCCACGTGCAGCCGTGCCGGCTCGGTGACGTCCGGTCCGAACCAGCGGCTCAGGAACATGTCCCCCAGCATTTCATGACGATGATCATCCTCCGGCGCGGCTTCATTGATGAAGGCGTCATCGAGAAGATGCCCCACATCATGCAGGAGTGCAGCAACGATCAGGGAGGGGGGCGCCTTTTCCGATTCCGCCAGGAATGCGCATTGGAGCGCATGTTGTTCCTGGGTCACCGCTTCTCCGCCATAGAGCTCCTGCCCGCGAGCGATCACCATTTGCTTCAGCTGATGAACGAGGTCCTCTTCCATCATGCGACCCTCTCACCTTCGCGCCAGACTTCGCGCACCACCGGTCCGGCGGCATCCGGCCGGAAACGAACGAGGTCAGCCCGCTTCCCAGCGGCAATCTCTCCACGGTCGTCGAGCCCCAATCGCCTGGCGGGAACCGTGGTCACCATCCCGATGGCCTGGGGCAAGGCGATGCCGTCCTCGCCTTCGGTCAGCATCAGGGCGCCGAAGAGAAGAGAGGCGGGAACATAGTCGCTGGAGAGAATGTCGAGGCAGCCGAGACGCGCGAGCTCCCGGGCGGCGACATTGCCGCTGTGCGAACCCCCGCGAACGACGTTCGGGG is a genomic window containing:
- the phnE gene encoding phosphonate ABC transporter, permease protein PhnE; the encoded protein is MSLSDIRPTRPAVEIPREPLSHRIRTWGIWIALAALLAWSWSPTEMYLWTHLFTDADNMGSFAGGFLSPSFKDWRLYVSEMVVTIQIAVWGTVLAVVLGIPFGLLSSENITPVWIAQPIRRVMDACRAINEMVFALLFVVAVGLGPFAGVMALFIHNTGIVAKLFSEAVEAIDPRPVEAIRATGASKLQEIIYGVVPQVVPLWISYSLYRFETNVRSATVLGIVGAGGIGQILWEYVRGFYYSETAAVMIIVVVSISIIDIISQQLRRWTL
- the phnD gene encoding phosphonate ABC transporter substrate-binding protein gives rise to the protein MLKSFFAGLALTVLPVLTLAQAQDAQTINFGIISTESSQNLKTTWEPFIADMAKETGLNVKPFFATDYAGVIEAMRFGKVQLAWYGNKSAMEAVDRADAEIFAQTADAEGNPGYWSVLVTSVDSPLNDLNDVLKCDKTLNFGIGDPNSTSGYLVPMTYIFAEKNVEPKECFKTVRNANHETNAMAAANKQVDVAANNTENMRRLEVTNPEAFKKLKVIWQSPLIPADPLVWRSDLDQATKDKLYTFIMTYGRNGTPEEIAHDRQVLKALQWAPFRPSSNAQLYPIRTLELTKQLFKVKGDQTLAEADRQAKVAELEAKIAEVNKQATETPSM
- the phnC gene encoding phosphonate ABC transporter ATP-binding protein, whose translation is MTAPAIEIARLSKTFLGGAKALKDVSFTIQPGEMVALIGASGSGKSTLLRHIAGLVPADRGSACEVKVHGKALQSNGAISSTAREIRSSIGMIFQQFNLVGRLSVLTNVLTGTLGRVPRWRGTMGWFTQAEKAIAMEALQRVGIAPQALQRGSLLSGGQQQRAAIARTLVQGARVLIADEPIASLDPHAARRVMDILNELNSKDGITVVVSLHQVEYAIRYCPRTIALRHGELVYDGPSTALTREFLGELYGAESEELFLPSMPVASPEKVTVPRRLPVLQPA
- a CDS encoding DUF1045 domain-containing protein, coding for MTQPRYAIYFCPRPDAALDRFGTSWLGSDAATGTSRERRAETAAPARYGFHATLKAPFHLKEGCSLDDLLAAVTTFATGWRGLVLPPLALRSLQDFVALVPSGFWPDLQALAAASVLEFENMRAPLSAEAIARRKANGLSPRQAVYLELYGYPYVLDEFRFHMTLSGPLPAPQRDRLLAELAEGAEAATAEGTHVLDLTIMEEPAPAETFRLVERIALLPPRR
- the phnN gene encoding phosphonate metabolism protein/1,5-bisphosphokinase (PRPP-forming) PhnN; amino-acid sequence: MSGIFIAVVGPSGVGKDTLLDHARLQLIEDDRFVFPRRVVTRHPQAGGEIFDSLSRIEFDAWDQAGSFSLSWRAHGLGYGLRRNVLGAVEDGRCVVANVSRSVLPDLPGIFGEVRIVHVTAPPAVLASRLAARGREVGPEMDSRIARFETTLPTTSPVMTIDNSGPIEIAQAAFLDALIAAAAEVRSVQPA
- a CDS encoding phosphonate degradation HD-domain oxygenase, with amino-acid sequence MMEEDLVHQLKQMVIARGQELYGGEAVTQEQHALQCAFLAESEKAPPSLIVAALLHDVGHLLDDAFINEAAPEDDHRHEMLGDMFLSRWFGPDVTEPARLHVAAKRYLCAVDPAYLDGLSPASRHSLALQGGVMSPAEAAAFIAAPFAEDAVRLRLWDDRAKELDLVTPDLDHFLAYAQPLARLQP